The following proteins are encoded in a genomic region of Pyrus communis chromosome 11, drPyrComm1.1, whole genome shotgun sequence:
- the LOC137749156 gene encoding 26.5 kDa heat shock protein, mitochondrial-like codes for MALARLAFKKLHQSQRVLSPPPFSAASSLLGHGVGERTVGGECRGKVGNEIAKRFSTAANDKASDEKSENKDVAVSQGKRSRLFPRRQRRRGLWRDNDRDFAPSLYEFFPSGLGNAIVQATENINRLLDNLNISPWSLSGRVKEQNDSYKLRYDVPGLAKEDVKIIVHDGFLEIKGEHKDEDEEGSDDEYWSSRSYGYYNTTLSLPDDAKVDDIKAELKDGVLSITIPKTEKPKKEVKEVNIN; via the exons ATGGCTTTGGCACGTTTGGCGTTCAAGAAGTTGCACCAGAGCCAAAGGGTGCTTTCTCCACCACCTTTTTCTGCTGCTTCTTCTCTTCTAGGTCACGGTGTTGGTGAGAGGACAGTTGGTGGAGAGTGCAGAGGCAAAGTTGGCAATGAGATTGCGAAGAGGTTTTCTACGGCAGCTAACGACAAGGCATCCGATGAGAAATCGGAGAACAAAGATGTCGCTGTGTCTCAGGGCAAAAGGTCGAGGTTGTTCCCTAGAAGGCAACGCAGAAGGGGCCTTTGGAGGGACAATGACAGAGACTTCGCCCCTTCGCTTTATG AATTCTTCCCCTCAGGCCTTGGAAATGCAATTGTGCAAGCAACTGAGAACATAAACAGGCTGCTTGACAACCTAAACATATCACCATGGTCGCTGTCCGGGCGTGTCAAAGAGCAAAACGACAGCTACAAACTGCGGTATGATGTGCCAGGGCTTGCCAAGGAGGATGTGAAGATCATTGTTCATGACGGGTTTCTGGAAATCAAGGGAGAGCACAAAGACGAGGACGAGGAAGGGTCGGATGATGAGTATTGGTCATCAAGGAGCTATGGTTACTATAACACAACTCTCAGTTTGCCTGATGATGCCAAAGTTGATGATATAAAGGCAGAGTTGAAGGATGGGGTACTGAGCATAACCATTCCTAAAACTGAGAAGCCTAAGAAGGAGGTGAAGGAGGTCAATATAAATTGA
- the LOC137708152 gene encoding uncharacterized protein isoform X3 yields MHGSSGCLACHSKNALKTKVNEPPKGLLNERRTEKKPSISEDFWTTSTWDMDNSAVQSQGSISSISTNQTLDPHGGSGSNSTPSEFVNHGLLLWNQTRHRWVGNKKSESPSKKIREPKLSLNASYESLLGSSKPFPQPIPLPEMVDFLVDIWEQEGLYD; encoded by the exons ATGCATGGG AGCAGTGGTTGTCTAGCATGCCATAGTAAGAACGCACTGAAAACTAAAGTGAACGAGCCACCAAAAGGGTTGTTAAACGAACGTCGGACTGAAAAGAAACCAAGCATATCAGAGGATTTCTGGACCACCAGCACGTGGGATATGGACAACAGTGCAGTTCAGTCCCAGGGAAGCATCTCATCAATCAGCACAAACCAGACGCTTGATCCGCATGGTGGCTCTGGCAGCAATAGCACCCCTTCCGAATTTGTAAATCATG GTCTTCTTCTCTGGAACCAGACTAGGCACCGTTGGGTAGGGAATAAAAAGTCTGAGAGCCCATCAAAGAAAATTCGAGAACCCAAATTAAG TTTGAATGCGTCGTATGAAAGTTTACTAGGGAGTTCCAAGCCTTTTCCTCAGCCTATTCCTCTCCCG GAAATGGTAGATTTTCTCGTGGATATTTGGGAGCAAGAAGGGCTGTACGATTGA
- the LOC137708152 gene encoding uncharacterized protein isoform X1 has product MHGSSGCLACHSKNALKTKVNEPPKGLLNERRTEKKPSISEDFWTTSTWDMDNSAVQSQGSISSISTNQTLDPHGGSGSNSTPSEFVNHGLLLWNQTRHRWVGNKKSESPSKKIREPKLSTHCLSMVKSLCPCSLNASYESLLGSSKPFPQPIPLPEMVDFLVDIWEQEGLYD; this is encoded by the exons ATGCATGGG AGCAGTGGTTGTCTAGCATGCCATAGTAAGAACGCACTGAAAACTAAAGTGAACGAGCCACCAAAAGGGTTGTTAAACGAACGTCGGACTGAAAAGAAACCAAGCATATCAGAGGATTTCTGGACCACCAGCACGTGGGATATGGACAACAGTGCAGTTCAGTCCCAGGGAAGCATCTCATCAATCAGCACAAACCAGACGCTTGATCCGCATGGTGGCTCTGGCAGCAATAGCACCCCTTCCGAATTTGTAAATCATG GTCTTCTTCTCTGGAACCAGACTAGGCACCGTTGGGTAGGGAATAAAAAGTCTGAGAGCCCATCAAAGAAAATTCGAGAACCCAAATTAAG CACTCATTGTCTCAGCATGGTTAAATCATTGTGCCCTTGCAGTTTGAATGCGTCGTATGAAAGTTTACTAGGGAGTTCCAAGCCTTTTCCTCAGCCTATTCCTCTCCCG GAAATGGTAGATTTTCTCGTGGATATTTGGGAGCAAGAAGGGCTGTACGATTGA
- the LOC137708152 gene encoding uncharacterized protein isoform X2: MGGCLACHSKNALKTKVNEPPKGLLNERRTEKKPSISEDFWTTSTWDMDNSAVQSQGSISSISTNQTLDPHGGSGSNSTPSEFVNHGLLLWNQTRHRWVGNKKSESPSKKIREPKLSTHCLSMVKSLCPCSLNASYESLLGSSKPFPQPIPLPEMVDFLVDIWEQEGLYD; encoded by the exons ATGGG TGGTTGTCTAGCATGCCATAGTAAGAACGCACTGAAAACTAAAGTGAACGAGCCACCAAAAGGGTTGTTAAACGAACGTCGGACTGAAAAGAAACCAAGCATATCAGAGGATTTCTGGACCACCAGCACGTGGGATATGGACAACAGTGCAGTTCAGTCCCAGGGAAGCATCTCATCAATCAGCACAAACCAGACGCTTGATCCGCATGGTGGCTCTGGCAGCAATAGCACCCCTTCCGAATTTGTAAATCATG GTCTTCTTCTCTGGAACCAGACTAGGCACCGTTGGGTAGGGAATAAAAAGTCTGAGAGCCCATCAAAGAAAATTCGAGAACCCAAATTAAG CACTCATTGTCTCAGCATGGTTAAATCATTGTGCCCTTGCAGTTTGAATGCGTCGTATGAAAGTTTACTAGGGAGTTCCAAGCCTTTTCCTCAGCCTATTCCTCTCCCG GAAATGGTAGATTTTCTCGTGGATATTTGGGAGCAAGAAGGGCTGTACGATTGA